Proteins encoded within one genomic window of Arachis ipaensis cultivar K30076 chromosome B08, Araip1.1, whole genome shotgun sequence:
- the LOC107612310 gene encoding uncharacterized protein LOC107612310 has product MVPVTAVYLRHCRTAAPRCLAGASVTVAGDLWLSKNTTVVAAKGGRSCAAVLAAKSSLVATGNTDGDVATWLSHFFLVAPPSGSRGGRKSRWVLPHLAFAASVAENSR; this is encoded by the exons ATGGTTCCTGTCACTGCCGTCTACCTCCGTCACTGCCGAACCGCTGCCCCACGGTGCCTAGCTGGAGCTTCTGTTACTGTTGCCGGAGATCTGTGGTTGTCGAAAAATACCACTGTTGTTGCTGCCAAAGGAGGAAGAAGCTGTGCCGCTGTTCTGGCCGCCAAGAGCAGTCTTGTGGCCACCGGAAACACCGACGGGGATGTCGCTACTTGGCTCAGTCACTTCTTCTTAGTTGCG CCACCGTCTGGGTCACGTGGAGGGAGGAAGAGCCGCTGGGTGTTGCCGCACCTTGCCTTCGCCGCCTCTGTCGCCGAAAACAGCCGCTGA